The following are from one region of the Stigmatella ashevillena genome:
- a CDS encoding DUF2378 family protein, which produces MVVQAQDVRTGMELNTERHLAHNIALSTPENTARGMFFNGTLEAVRRMAGDDVARRCREATGERKHVDFFSYPVASFLRLCLAVVENVGPRLGGCEQTLRWIGEQSSRDFLSSMAGKTMLLLAGGNMKRILSQLPSSYRAAVSYGERTLTCTQEPTGGGTGRFVIKNDFLPHAYHEGILRGLLLEAGARTFQIQGQATGPLDSVYDFSWQ; this is translated from the coding sequence ATGGTGGTTCAGGCTCAGGACGTGCGGACTGGAATGGAACTCAACACGGAGCGGCACCTCGCGCACAACATCGCCCTCTCCACACCCGAGAACACGGCCCGGGGCATGTTCTTCAACGGCACGCTGGAGGCGGTGCGGAGGATGGCCGGAGACGATGTGGCGCGCCGGTGCCGAGAGGCCACGGGAGAGCGCAAGCACGTGGACTTCTTCAGCTATCCGGTGGCCAGCTTCCTGCGGCTGTGCCTGGCCGTGGTGGAGAACGTGGGGCCGCGGCTCGGAGGCTGCGAGCAGACGTTGCGGTGGATTGGCGAGCAGTCCTCGCGCGACTTCCTGTCGTCCATGGCCGGCAAGACGATGTTGCTGCTCGCGGGGGGCAACATGAAGCGCATCCTCAGCCAGTTGCCCTCCAGCTACCGCGCGGCGGTGAGCTATGGGGAGCGGACCCTGACGTGCACCCAGGAGCCCACGGGAGGGGGCACGGGCCGCTTCGTCATCAAGAACGACTTCCTGCCCCATGCCTACCACGAGGGCATCCTGCGAGGCCTCTTGCTGGAGGCGGGCGCCCGGACCTTTCAGATCCAGGGTCAGGCCACGGGCCCGCTCGACAGTGTGTATGACTTCTCCTGGCAGTAG
- a CDS encoding MFS transporter translates to MSGKGQEDGGLRAQRDLWAHAGWRRWVLASLFPRLGGAMMPFALLLVGEAALGSFASGAWMTSAYAMGAAVASPFRGRQMDRSPLPGALRTPLLLQALLCGAMALAGAVRAPLSVLLVISLLLGVVPAGVAGAYRALLPSLLPPAHMATAFAIDAVLIEVAWIGGPPLVGALALVHPGFSLAAIGAGALVTLGANRWLPAREPPASSTLPGHRVSLRPLLRGMPLLVYVSVVACGVSWGAVDTALPPRLVEMGSRAELWGGLSALLSVTSAVGGLIHASLLRPASASRALWRALLFQALWGGLLLPTVWMDTPWGLGAWLAAAGLFLAPLVGLLTYLLQQSLPADRQAEGFALYGACWALGIGAGGALTALFLQQAGARMALAPAGSIPLLTVLAVALMALVLPRPPSPPPSPAPGVPPGP, encoded by the coding sequence GTGTCCGGGAAGGGGCAGGAAGACGGGGGGCTGCGGGCGCAGCGGGACTTGTGGGCGCACGCGGGCTGGCGCCGCTGGGTGCTGGCCTCGCTCTTCCCGCGGCTGGGCGGGGCGATGATGCCCTTCGCGCTGCTGCTGGTGGGCGAAGCGGCCCTGGGCTCATTCGCCTCGGGGGCGTGGATGACGAGCGCCTACGCGATGGGAGCGGCCGTGGCCTCGCCCTTCCGGGGGCGGCAGATGGACCGCAGCCCGCTGCCGGGCGCCCTGCGCACACCGCTGCTCTTGCAGGCCCTCCTCTGCGGGGCCATGGCCCTGGCCGGCGCCGTGCGGGCCCCCCTGTCCGTACTGCTGGTGATCTCCCTGTTACTGGGCGTGGTGCCCGCGGGCGTCGCGGGCGCCTACCGCGCGCTGCTGCCCTCGCTGCTGCCTCCGGCCCACATGGCGACGGCCTTCGCCATCGATGCGGTGCTCATCGAGGTGGCGTGGATCGGCGGGCCGCCCCTCGTGGGAGCCCTGGCCCTCGTGCACCCGGGGTTCTCCCTGGCGGCCATCGGCGCCGGGGCCCTGGTGACGCTGGGCGCCAACCGCTGGCTGCCCGCCCGCGAGCCCCCCGCCTCCTCCACCCTGCCCGGACACCGGGTGTCGCTGCGGCCGCTGCTGCGGGGGATGCCCCTGCTCGTCTACGTGAGCGTGGTGGCCTGCGGCGTGAGCTGGGGCGCGGTGGACACGGCCCTGCCGCCCCGGCTGGTGGAGATGGGCTCGCGCGCGGAGCTGTGGGGTGGCCTCTCCGCCCTGCTGTCCGTCACGAGCGCGGTGGGGGGACTGATTCACGCAAGCCTCTTGCGGCCCGCTTCCGCCTCGCGAGCCCTCTGGAGGGCCTTGCTCTTCCAGGCGCTCTGGGGCGGACTGCTGCTGCCCACCGTGTGGATGGACACTCCCTGGGGACTGGGGGCGTGGCTGGCGGCCGCGGGGCTCTTCCTCGCCCCGCTGGTGGGACTGCTCACCTATCTGCTTCAGCAGTCGCTGCCCGCGGACCGGCAAGCCGAGGGTTTCGCGCTGTATGGGGCCTGCTGGGCCCTCGGCATCGGCGCGGGCGGCGCGCTCACCGCCTTGTTCCTGCAACAGGCCGGCGCCCGGATGGCGCTGGCCCCCGCGGGGAGCATTCCCCTGCTTACCGTCTTGGCCGTGGCGCTGATGGCGCTCGTCCTGCCACGCCCTCCCTCTCCACCGCCGTCTCCTGCGCCGGGCGTCCCGCCAGGGCCCTGA
- a CDS encoding ATP-grasp domain-containing protein, producing MNFVFISPHFPPQYFHFITALRERGVNVVAVGDAPFDALRQELRESIREYFFTPSLHNYDALLRATGYLTWRHGRMHRIESLNESWLEVEARLREDFQVPGLLPSDIQRLRTKSGMAEVFRQAGVPHPELELVKDAAQVKALAQRVGYPLVLKPDVGVGAAHTFKVSSDAEVEQALSIPLPTAYVAQAFVKGTIVTYDGLVDHEGRILFSLSHEYSDGVMEVVTEKRDISFWSLKEIPPALDGLGRKAVAALGLRGRWFHLEFFRLPDGRFIALEANLRPPGGFMTDMMNYACEIDVYRLWARIVTGDPVGDFRYTPKFHVSHIARRAGRAYRHSHDEVVKRLGPSLVLHNPALPSVYHAAMGSEMYLTRHVDLEALREDIRFIQTPA from the coding sequence ATGAACTTCGTCTTCATCTCGCCCCACTTCCCGCCCCAGTACTTCCACTTCATCACGGCCCTTCGCGAGCGGGGGGTCAACGTCGTGGCGGTGGGAGACGCGCCCTTCGATGCGCTCCGCCAGGAGCTGCGCGAGTCCATCCGCGAGTACTTCTTCACCCCCAGCCTGCACAATTATGACGCCCTGCTGCGCGCCACCGGCTACCTGACGTGGCGCCACGGGCGCATGCACCGCATCGAGTCGCTCAACGAGTCCTGGCTGGAGGTGGAGGCCCGGCTGCGCGAGGACTTCCAGGTGCCGGGCCTGCTGCCCTCGGACATCCAGCGCCTGCGCACCAAGTCCGGCATGGCCGAGGTCTTCCGGCAGGCGGGCGTGCCCCACCCGGAGCTGGAGCTCGTGAAGGACGCGGCCCAGGTAAAGGCGCTGGCCCAGCGCGTGGGCTACCCGCTGGTGCTCAAGCCCGACGTGGGCGTGGGGGCGGCCCACACCTTCAAGGTCAGCAGCGATGCCGAGGTGGAGCAGGCGCTCTCCATTCCCCTGCCCACGGCCTATGTGGCGCAGGCGTTCGTCAAAGGCACCATCGTCACCTACGACGGCTTGGTGGACCACGAGGGCCGCATCCTCTTCTCCCTGAGCCACGAGTACAGCGACGGGGTGATGGAGGTGGTGACGGAGAAGCGCGACATCTCCTTCTGGAGCCTCAAGGAGATTCCGCCCGCGCTCGACGGGCTGGGCCGCAAGGCGGTGGCCGCGCTCGGCCTGCGCGGACGCTGGTTCCACCTGGAGTTCTTCCGGTTGCCGGACGGCCGCTTCATCGCGCTGGAGGCCAACCTGAGGCCTCCCGGCGGTTTCATGACGGACATGATGAACTACGCCTGTGAGATTGACGTGTACCGGCTCTGGGCACGCATCGTCACGGGAGATCCGGTGGGGGACTTCCGCTACACCCCGAAGTTCCACGTGAGCCACATCGCCCGGCGGGCGGGCCGCGCGTACCGCCACTCCCACGACGAGGTGGTGAAGCGGCTCGGGCCCTCGCTGGTGCTCCACAACCCGGCGCTGCCCTCCGTTTACCACGCCGCCATGGGCAGCGAGATGTACCTCACGCGCCACGTGGATCTCGAGGCGCTGCGCGAGGACATCCGCTTCATCCAGACCCCGGCCTGA
- a CDS encoding 3-oxoacyl-ACP synthase III family protein, with protein sequence MKRETNTGAVRIAGAGAFVPSRIISNERIAQAFPGWSAERILEKTGIVERRYLWELSEEGRAVPPPEDDLPVYPASNTDMCEVALRRALAQAGLEAQALDALFLVTCTPDELNFSHDAMGLHQRLGCRTDAFALVVDDGCGGTPYVMDLVRKMMEGGRFRTVAVVASTLLSPQLNPDVYTDAVSPGPGRKLLNAYLSAYVFGDGAGAVVLRADGEEGTGILASMSGNAHDTLVLRRGGGMMRMPHQGRTRPADLAFVVDGPKVAASYPRYMGQCIEGVLSQRPELRAEVRRYYFHQPNKRLMDRFIQEYGLPGDAVALNVDRYGNTSAAGMLILLAEDLESGRVRLGSGDLVLVAAVGANVHYGAQLIRL encoded by the coding sequence ATGAAGCGAGAAACGAACACAGGGGCTGTTCGCATCGCAGGGGCGGGGGCGTTCGTACCGTCCCGGATCATCAGCAACGAGCGCATCGCCCAGGCGTTTCCGGGCTGGTCCGCCGAGCGCATTCTGGAGAAGACAGGGATTGTCGAGCGGCGCTACCTCTGGGAGCTCAGCGAGGAGGGCCGGGCGGTGCCTCCGCCCGAGGATGATCTGCCCGTCTACCCGGCCTCCAACACGGACATGTGCGAGGTGGCGCTGCGCCGCGCGCTGGCGCAGGCGGGGCTGGAGGCACAGGCGCTGGATGCGCTGTTTCTCGTCACCTGCACGCCGGACGAGCTGAACTTCAGCCACGACGCCATGGGGCTGCACCAGCGCCTGGGGTGCCGCACGGATGCCTTTGCGCTGGTGGTGGACGATGGGTGCGGCGGCACTCCCTACGTCATGGATCTGGTGCGGAAGATGATGGAAGGGGGGCGCTTCCGGACGGTGGCGGTGGTGGCCTCCACGCTCCTGTCGCCCCAGTTGAACCCAGACGTCTATACGGACGCGGTGAGCCCAGGGCCGGGACGCAAGCTGCTCAATGCCTACCTGTCCGCGTATGTCTTTGGAGATGGGGCGGGCGCGGTGGTGCTGCGCGCGGATGGCGAGGAGGGGACGGGCATTCTGGCGAGCATGTCTGGCAATGCCCATGACACGCTGGTGCTGCGCCGGGGGGGCGGGATGATGCGGATGCCCCACCAGGGCCGGACGCGCCCGGCGGACCTGGCCTTCGTGGTGGATGGGCCCAAGGTGGCCGCGAGCTATCCGCGCTACATGGGCCAGTGCATCGAGGGGGTGCTCTCGCAGCGGCCGGAGTTGCGCGCGGAGGTGCGGCGCTATTACTTTCATCAGCCCAACAAGCGGCTGATGGATCGCTTCATCCAGGAGTACGGCTTGCCTGGGGACGCGGTCGCTCTCAATGTGGACCGCTACGGCAACACGTCCGCGGCCGGGATGCTCATCCTCTTGGCCGAGGATCTGGAATCAGGCCGGGTGCGCCTGGGCAGTGGTGACCTGGTGCTGGTGGCCGCGGTGGGAGCCAACGTTCATTACGGAGCGCAACTGATACGTCTGTAA
- a CDS encoding alpha/beta hydrolase — translation MGYVHILRDFSSPQEGFTRTVRIYTPEGYDAQGEHLYPVLYMHDGQNVFAHPESALFDTWCANHALESLVYGGYVEPWLIVAVDSGAGRMQEYSPWGEPHRNGQTRGELYGRFLVEQLKPYVDRVYRTRPGPEWTGTAGSSLGGLISLYLGWKYPEVFGRIGAFSPSVMWNRGRLFEQWNAHPRRWTRIYLDAGSTESIVPGGEVLDYGNSALHFYEHLKRLGYADHELALVLEPGGEHHESAWQRRLPAALHWLLS, via the coding sequence ATGGGCTACGTCCACATCCTTCGCGACTTCTCCTCTCCCCAGGAAGGCTTCACGCGCACGGTGCGCATCTACACCCCCGAGGGCTACGACGCGCAGGGCGAGCACCTGTACCCGGTGCTCTACATGCACGATGGGCAGAACGTCTTCGCCCACCCGGAGTCCGCGCTGTTCGACACGTGGTGTGCCAACCACGCGCTGGAGTCGCTGGTGTACGGGGGGTATGTGGAGCCGTGGCTCATCGTCGCGGTGGACTCGGGCGCGGGCCGGATGCAGGAGTACTCGCCCTGGGGTGAGCCCCACCGCAACGGGCAGACGCGGGGCGAGCTGTACGGGCGCTTCCTGGTGGAGCAGCTCAAGCCCTACGTGGACCGCGTCTACCGCACGCGGCCTGGCCCGGAGTGGACGGGCACGGCGGGCTCCTCGCTGGGAGGGCTCATCTCGCTGTACCTCGGGTGGAAGTACCCGGAGGTGTTCGGGCGCATCGGCGCGTTCTCCCCTTCGGTGATGTGGAACCGGGGCCGACTCTTCGAGCAGTGGAATGCCCACCCGCGCCGCTGGACGCGCATCTACCTGGATGCGGGCAGCACCGAGAGCATCGTCCCGGGCGGCGAAGTGCTCGACTACGGCAACTCGGCGCTCCACTTCTACGAGCACCTCAAGCGGCTGGGCTACGCGGACCACGAGTTGGCGCTCGTGCTGGAGCCGGGCGGCGAGCACCACGAGAGCGCTTGGCAACGGCGGCTGCCCGCCGCGCTGCACTGGCTCTTGAGCTGA